Proteins from a single region of Desulfolutivibrio sulfoxidireducens:
- a CDS encoding Arm DNA-binding domain-containing protein, with the protein MPQLTEVKLRAIKASGRIERFHDSAGLYLELSAAGGKYWRWKYKFEGKEKRLSFGAWPHVSIKEARQRRDEARKLLANGIDPGKARKEEKAEIAATSETFENNANKLWTNFETGPIELSSTQRQVIEILRTAKSQKYSLDDWYLGAIYAAKNTYNPDRYSQAAQSLRELLEKLPRVFVECEVQDTKPSNFQNMRDKLCSRLCSDKERYEGEWKGKIIDSDLDETIQTVEGYLDPKQTPTKNGQIHSLMNKLDPMHDTLDQRIMLEKSNYFKKLWQTFNKLAHHKSIPDEKFFWDQLTQVERLIFDLLAPITAQDHGAIRAIISKPHPERDDVEKLLELIKRRGANYAFFFKTVDSPAWIPPLAEKGFFKNSSTGKPAEDGRLITPLLWPILYLKRVAPQSPEQVVEILLGLGKMNNPRILHEIFSIACDLSDVGLSLRLKPLITKYLQSQYGWGEEELIVNILQKWGREAGPSRSAAYQIIKYVIAFQPDAKKNEKQLRRKENPGAWNTALEPAPRFEQWEYQQILEKGVRPLAEREPYQVARILIAAVASMIRLGMHQEDFDKRRDEDYSEIWCRRLDKPDRDYQDVKETLVQTLAHACEQVYDKAPKSIEALDQALRNQRWKVFSRLRQQLYAEHPNEQTMPWIRELILGYDDYPNYKYHYEFQLMIRKACEHFGPRLLSHDEQKQIFNAILRGPSKEIFLERMGDSYSEEAFQQRQRYFHRIQLCPFSNLLSGRVQRYFNELDGEAQKEVVSDDSYFPYGGVTSGYVSYRSPKSPEKLEGFTDEELLNYLNDWTDVHRDRDNWLVEINFSALADAFQSLFKERIVSDGERLIFWMANRDRIVRPIYVAAMLKAMQAHVKDKISDNLDQWIDFCAWVLSHPDPKRIEGQPEPREESHEHPDWGSSRRAVVDFIDACVSKDTEAPACARDGLANLLQQVCNQFDWRLDHDRPVLLNRDDPITEAINNTRSRALESLVNFGFWIRRHLPEDSVSEVTDILSQRVAGNAEIQLTRPEHALLGMHFGNLCALNRDWAVEHRALLFPQGNTPVWQAAFGSYIRYNRSFKVTFEILRGEFEYALENLDKLTAATDDRGELVGRLGQHLFTYYLWEVYPLTGEESLLERFYDKTNDDRKCWAQLFDHVGRSLRMSGKHLEKPLVDRAIAYFDWRFKAAEPLELQEFTFWLEAECLEPEWRLRSYARILDFERWKIERISMQMTTLTMLLSDHLALVVECFAKITDAMDQGAKMYILASKAKPILKAGLTAEDPQVHKNAERAREKLLRLGFFEYLDMG; encoded by the coding sequence TTGCCCCAACTGACCGAAGTGAAGCTCCGCGCGATCAAGGCCAGCGGCCGCATTGAGCGTTTCCACGACAGCGCGGGTCTGTATCTGGAACTCAGTGCGGCGGGGGGGAAGTACTGGCGTTGGAAGTATAAATTCGAAGGTAAGGAAAAACGGTTGAGCTTTGGGGCCTGGCCCCACGTGTCAATAAAGGAGGCCCGGCAACGACGGGACGAGGCACGGAAACTTCTCGCCAACGGAATCGACCCCGGTAAGGCGCGAAAGGAAGAAAAAGCCGAGATTGCCGCAACCTCTGAAACTTTCGAGAACAATGCCAACAAGTTGTGGACGAATTTCGAGACTGGCCCCATTGAGCTGTCTTCGACACAGCGACAAGTCATCGAGATTCTTAGAACTGCCAAATCGCAGAAATATTCTTTGGACGACTGGTACCTTGGAGCTATTTATGCGGCAAAGAATACCTACAACCCCGATCGCTACTCGCAGGCGGCCCAGTCTTTGAGAGAACTTCTGGAAAAACTACCCCGTGTATTTGTTGAGTGTGAGGTTCAAGATACAAAGCCTTCAAATTTCCAAAACATGAGAGACAAGCTGTGTTCTAGACTGTGTTCTGATAAAGAACGCTATGAAGGAGAATGGAAAGGAAAGATTATTGATTCCGATCTGGATGAAACCATCCAGACCGTGGAGGGTTATCTTGATCCGAAACAGACACCCACAAAAAACGGTCAGATACACTCCCTGATGAACAAGCTTGATCCGATGCACGACACTTTGGATCAGAGAATTATGCTTGAGAAGTCAAATTATTTCAAAAAATTATGGCAAACATTTAATAAGCTTGCTCATCACAAATCCATCCCCGATGAGAAGTTCTTTTGGGATCAACTCACTCAGGTCGAACGTCTGATTTTTGATCTGCTGGCCCCGATCACCGCACAGGATCATGGCGCTATTCGAGCCATTATTTCCAAGCCACATCCTGAACGTGATGATGTTGAAAAACTGCTTGAGTTAATCAAACGTCGTGGGGCAAATTACGCTTTTTTCTTCAAAACGGTAGACAGTCCAGCCTGGATTCCTCCACTTGCCGAGAAAGGCTTTTTCAAGAATTCATCCACTGGTAAACCTGCAGAAGACGGCCGCCTCATCACACCGCTCTTGTGGCCTATTTTATACTTGAAGAGAGTTGCCCCGCAATCGCCAGAGCAGGTCGTTGAGATTCTCCTCGGTTTGGGAAAAATGAATAATCCGCGTATCCTACATGAAATTTTTTCAATTGCCTGTGATTTGTCGGACGTCGGTCTTTCACTTCGTCTCAAGCCTTTAATTACAAAGTATCTCCAATCTCAATATGGGTGGGGCGAAGAAGAGCTCATTGTAAACATCCTTCAGAAATGGGGTCGCGAGGCTGGGCCGTCACGTAGTGCTGCGTACCAGATTATTAAGTATGTAATCGCATTTCAGCCCGACGCCAAAAAGAACGAAAAACAGCTTCGTCGCAAGGAGAATCCAGGAGCTTGGAACACAGCCCTTGAACCGGCTCCGCGTTTTGAGCAATGGGAATATCAGCAAATCCTTGAAAAAGGCGTTCGCCCCTTAGCCGAGCGAGAACCCTATCAGGTTGCCCGCATCTTGATTGCCGCAGTTGCAAGCATGATTCGACTGGGGATGCACCAAGAGGACTTCGATAAAAGGAGAGACGAGGACTATTCTGAAATCTGGTGCCGGAGGTTGGATAAGCCGGATCGCGACTATCAGGATGTAAAGGAAACCTTGGTGCAGACACTCGCCCATGCCTGCGAACAGGTTTATGACAAGGCCCCGAAATCCATTGAAGCTCTGGATCAGGCATTACGAAACCAACGCTGGAAGGTGTTCAGCCGTTTGCGTCAACAACTTTACGCGGAGCATCCGAATGAACAGACCATGCCGTGGATTCGCGAGCTAATCCTTGGATATGATGACTATCCAAATTATAAGTACCACTACGAATTCCAATTGATGATCCGCAAGGCTTGCGAACATTTTGGCCCTCGTTTGCTCAGCCATGATGAACAAAAACAAATTTTTAATGCCATCCTCAGAGGGCCTTCGAAGGAGATTTTTCTTGAAAGGATGGGTGACAGTTACAGCGAAGAGGCCTTTCAACAACGCCAACGTTATTTCCACCGAATACAGCTATGTCCATTTTCAAATCTGCTGAGCGGAAGAGTTCAACGTTATTTTAATGAGCTCGACGGAGAAGCACAGAAAGAAGTCGTTTCCGATGACAGCTATTTTCCCTATGGCGGGGTGACCAGCGGTTATGTCAGCTATCGCAGTCCGAAATCTCCAGAAAAACTTGAAGGCTTTACGGACGAGGAGCTTCTGAACTATCTGAATGATTGGACCGATGTGCACCGGGACAGGGACAATTGGCTGGTTGAAATCAATTTCTCCGCGCTTGCGGATGCTTTTCAATCTTTGTTTAAAGAAAGGATAGTTTCAGACGGCGAGCGTCTGATTTTCTGGATGGCGAACCGTGATAGGATTGTACGGCCGATCTACGTGGCCGCCATGCTCAAAGCCATGCAGGCACACGTCAAGGACAAGATTTCTGACAACCTGGACCAATGGATTGATTTTTGCGCGTGGGTTTTGTCGCATCCGGACCCGAAGCGAATTGAAGGACAGCCCGAACCGCGAGAAGAATCACATGAGCATCCGGACTGGGGAAGCTCACGCCGGGCCGTGGTTGATTTTATTGACGCATGTGTGAGCAAGGACACGGAAGCGCCTGCTTGCGCAAGGGATGGACTCGCCAATCTTCTTCAACAGGTGTGCAATCAGTTTGACTGGCGGCTGGATCACGACCGCCCCGTACTGCTCAACCGGGATGATCCCATTACCGAGGCCATCAATAATACCCGTAGCAGGGCGCTTGAATCCCTTGTCAATTTTGGTTTCTGGATTCGCCGCCATCTGCCCGAAGATTCCGTTTCGGAAGTAACCGACATCCTTTCACAGCGCGTGGCTGGCAATGCTGAAATCCAGTTAACCCGGCCAGAACATGCGCTATTGGGGATGCACTTCGGAAATCTCTGTGCGCTCAATCGAGATTGGGCCGTTGAGCACCGAGCACTTCTTTTCCCACAAGGAAATACGCCTGTTTGGCAGGCTGCTTTTGGCAGCTATATCCGCTACAATCGGTCGTTCAAGGTAACATTTGAAATTTTGCGGGGGGAGTTCGAATACGCGCTTGAGAACCTAGACAAACTGACGGCCGCCACAGACGACAGGGGGGAACTTGTTGGCAGGCTGGGCCAGCACCTTTTCACCTACTACCTTTGGGAAGTATATCCTCTGACAGGAGAAGAAAGCCTGCTTGAGCGCTTTTATGACAAGACCAACGACGATCGGAAATGTTGGGCTCAGCTCTTCGACCATGTTGGTCGCTCACTGAGAATGAGCGGTAAACATCTAGAAAAGCCATTGGTTGATCGCGCCATCGCTTATTTCGATTGGCGTTTTAAAGCCGCAGAGCCGCTAGAGCTTCAAGAATTTACTTTTTGGCTGGAAGCGGAATGCCTCGAACCGGAGTGGCGTTTGCGATCTTACGCAAGGATTCTCGATTTTGAGCGCTGGAAGATTGAGAGGATTTCCATGCAGATGACTACCTTAACAATGCTACTTTCGGATCACTTGGCATTAGTCGTAGAATGCTTTGCGAAAATTACGGATGCTATGGATCAAGGTGCCAAGATGTACATTTTAGCCAGCAAGGCCAAGCCTATTTTAAAGGCTGGATTGACTGCCGAAGATCCCCAGGTCCACAAAAATGCTGAACGCGCGCGGGAAAAACTATTGCGGCTCGGTTTCTTTGAATATCTGGACATGGGATGA
- a CDS encoding glycosyltransferase translates to MALNFPTITYHQDIFCHIISVDPLIIVGFGSLGPMQPAITLSEALKDKKVYYIMGSWWTLQDPTEFTDAIYNYKQLTERYPNHNITYIVCDEIEKIMLDEFKIPCIFCHQNAFIDDKLFKIYPNTEKKFNAIYNARVDPFKRHLLAKKIDKVAFIYYNCSYGKGERYSKLIHRLLKNGIFLNDNPHTSSYKYLSTYEVCRHYNESRVGLCLSEKEGGMYVSTEYLLSGLPVVTTPNIGGRNFFFEDEYCQIAKPNSCAIRDAVLELSARDISPEKIRKKTLIKMLHQRKIFCNLIQSIYDKENVDRKFTDEWDTVFTHRLCHWIPNWQVISYIREHEGYKGAIKKMLVRDVNTPLPDNFVWI, encoded by the coding sequence GTGGCTTTGAACTTTCCGACCATTACCTACCATCAAGATATTTTTTGTCACATTATTAGCGTCGACCCGCTTATTATTGTTGGATTTGGATCTCTTGGCCCAATGCAGCCTGCTATTACATTAAGTGAGGCATTAAAAGACAAAAAAGTATATTATATAATGGGATCCTGGTGGACGCTTCAAGACCCTACGGAATTCACAGATGCTATCTATAACTATAAACAACTTACCGAAAGATACCCCAACCACAATATCACATACATTGTTTGTGATGAAATAGAAAAAATAATGCTGGATGAATTTAAGATTCCTTGTATATTTTGTCATCAGAATGCATTTATAGATGACAAGTTATTCAAAATATACCCTAATACTGAAAAAAAATTTAATGCTATCTATAATGCCAGGGTCGACCCATTCAAGCGGCATCTACTTGCAAAAAAAATTGACAAAGTTGCATTTATTTACTATAATTGTTCTTACGGTAAAGGTGAGCGCTACTCAAAATTAATCCATCGACTTCTAAAAAATGGAATATTTCTAAATGACAATCCTCATACAAGTTCGTACAAATATCTTAGTACTTATGAGGTTTGTAGACATTATAATGAATCAAGAGTTGGTTTGTGTCTTTCTGAAAAGGAAGGCGGCATGTATGTCAGTACTGAATACTTATTATCTGGCTTGCCCGTCGTAACGACTCCTAACATTGGAGGTCGAAACTTTTTTTTTGAAGATGAATATTGCCAAATAGCGAAACCAAATTCCTGTGCCATTCGGGATGCTGTGTTAGAATTATCTGCGCGGGATATTTCGCCTGAAAAAATAAGAAAAAAAACTTTAATTAAGATGCTACACCAGAGAAAAATTTTTTGCAATCTTATACAATCTATTTATGACAAAGAAAATGTTGATCGTAAATTTACAGATGAATGGGACACCGTATTCACTCACAGACTTTGTCATTGGATACCAAATTGGCAAGTCATATCATATATTCGAGAGCATGAAGGCTACAAAGGAGCTATAAAAAAAATGTTAGTTCGAGACGTTAATACTCCATTACCAGACAACTTTGTCTGGATTTAA
- the glpK gene encoding glycerol kinase GlpK: MGGYIGAVDQGTTSSRFIIFDAAGRIVAMDQKEHRQIFPQPGHVEHDPMEIWENTQEVIAGALRKAGITGADLSALGITNQRETVVVWDRRTGRPYYNAIVWQCARTRDICEALIADGGPDRFRAKTGLPVATYFSGPKITWILTHVPEARRAAEAGEALFGTMESWIIWWLTGGPRGGAHVTDVTNASRTMLMDLATLQWDADILDVLDIPRQGLPRIVPSSDAASWGPTMEDGPLGARVPVCGALGDQQAALVGQTCFEPGEAKNTYGTGCFLLLNTGTTPIPSRHGLITTLAYKLGNNDPVYCLEGSVAIAGALVQWVRDNLGLIKAAPEIERLALHAEDNGGVYIVPAFSGLFAPYWRSDARGAIVGLTRYATRNHIARAVLEACAYQTKDIVEAMNKDSGVELTKLKVDGGMVHNELLMQFQADILDVPVIRPMVSETTCLGAAYAAGLAVGFWRDTRELCKNWAVDRIFEPRMTAETREAGYRGWKKAVERTLNWVE; encoded by the coding sequence ATGGGCGGATACATCGGCGCCGTGGACCAGGGCACGACCTCGTCCCGGTTCATCATCTTCGACGCCGCCGGACGCATCGTGGCCATGGACCAGAAGGAACACCGCCAGATTTTTCCCCAGCCGGGCCATGTGGAGCACGACCCCATGGAGATCTGGGAAAACACCCAGGAGGTCATCGCCGGGGCCCTGCGCAAGGCCGGGATCACCGGCGCGGATCTTTCCGCCCTGGGCATCACCAACCAGCGCGAGACCGTGGTGGTCTGGGACCGGCGCACGGGCCGCCCCTATTATAACGCCATCGTCTGGCAGTGCGCCCGGACCCGGGACATCTGCGAGGCGCTCATCGCGGACGGCGGTCCGGACCGCTTCCGGGCCAAGACCGGGTTGCCCGTGGCCACCTATTTCAGCGGCCCCAAGATCACATGGATTCTTACCCACGTCCCCGAGGCCCGGCGGGCCGCCGAGGCCGGAGAGGCCCTTTTCGGGACCATGGAGTCCTGGATCATCTGGTGGTTGACCGGCGGTCCCCGGGGAGGGGCCCACGTCACCGACGTGACCAACGCCAGCCGGACCATGCTCATGGACCTGGCCACCCTGCAATGGGACGCCGACATCCTGGACGTGCTGGACATTCCGCGCCAGGGCCTGCCGCGCATCGTGCCTTCGAGCGACGCCGCATCCTGGGGGCCGACCATGGAGGACGGGCCGCTTGGGGCCAGGGTGCCGGTGTGCGGGGCCCTTGGCGACCAGCAGGCGGCCCTGGTGGGCCAGACCTGCTTCGAGCCCGGCGAGGCCAAAAACACCTACGGCACGGGCTGCTTCCTGTTGCTCAACACCGGGACCACCCCCATTCCCTCCCGCCACGGCCTGATCACCACCCTGGCCTACAAGCTCGGGAACAACGATCCGGTCTACTGCCTGGAGGGCTCGGTGGCCATTGCCGGGGCATTGGTGCAGTGGGTGCGCGACAATCTGGGCCTGATCAAGGCCGCCCCGGAGATCGAACGCCTGGCCCTGCACGCCGAGGACAACGGCGGGGTGTACATCGTGCCGGCCTTTTCCGGGCTTTTCGCGCCCTATTGGCGTTCGGACGCCCGGGGGGCCATCGTGGGCCTGACCCGCTACGCCACAAGGAACCATATCGCCCGGGCGGTGCTCGAGGCCTGCGCCTACCAGACCAAGGACATCGTGGAGGCCATGAACAAGGATTCCGGGGTGGAGCTGACAAAGCTCAAGGTGGATGGCGGGATGGTGCACAACGAGCTGCTCATGCAGTTCCAGGCCGACATTCTGGACGTGCCGGTCATTCGGCCCATGGTTTCGGAAACCACCTGCCTTGGCGCGGCCTATGCCGCCGGGTTGGCCGTGGGTTTTTGGCGGGACACCCGGGAGCTTTGCAAGAACTGGGCGGTGGACCGGATCTTTGAGCCGAGAATGACCGCCGAGACCAGGGAGGCGGGCTATCGGGGCTGGAAAAAGGCCGTGGAGCGCACTCTCAACTGGGTGGAGTGA
- a CDS encoding heterodisulfide reductase-related iron-sulfur binding cluster, which produces MTYAWFPGCRIPYHLPDYGRESLAVLGVLGLAPAVLEFPCCGYPLRHQSLFASVLSAARGLAVAARAGCGILTPCKCCFGQLRFAQATLAARPDLRGLVDAALAPEGLRYDPLVTVTHLLAALVRGVGLPAIRKAVVRPLAGLRVAAHYGCHALRPSKVTRFDDPQSPTIFENLLSALGASPVSWTLRLECCGQPLSGKNDRLAAALAQSKYASAMEAGARVMATACTYCQMQLGQAGLACEMPTPGGPEPALRPSPLPAPPLPVATVSRLMGAAMGLWALERDFSLPSPGD; this is translated from the coding sequence ATGACCTACGCCTGGTTTCCCGGCTGCCGCATCCCCTACCATCTGCCCGACTATGGCCGCGAGTCCCTGGCTGTGCTCGGGGTCCTGGGCCTCGCCCCGGCCGTCCTGGAATTTCCCTGCTGCGGCTATCCCCTGCGCCACCAGAGCCTTTTCGCCTCGGTACTCTCGGCGGCCCGGGGCCTGGCCGTGGCCGCCCGGGCCGGATGCGGCATCCTGACCCCCTGCAAATGCTGCTTCGGCCAGTTGCGCTTCGCACAGGCCACCCTGGCCGCCAGGCCCGACCTGCGCGGGCTGGTCGATGCGGCCCTGGCCCCCGAGGGCCTGCGCTATGACCCGCTGGTGACCGTGACCCACCTGCTTGCGGCCCTGGTCCGGGGGGTGGGCCTGCCCGCCATCCGCAAGGCCGTGGTCCGGCCGCTTGCCGGGCTTCGGGTCGCGGCCCACTACGGCTGCCATGCCCTGCGGCCCTCGAAGGTGACCCGCTTCGACGATCCCCAATCCCCAACCATCTTCGAAAATCTGCTCTCGGCCCTGGGCGCCTCTCCCGTATCCTGGACCCTGCGTCTGGAGTGCTGCGGCCAGCCCCTTTCCGGAAAAAACGACCGGCTGGCCGCCGCCCTGGCCCAAAGCAAATACGCCTCGGCCATGGAGGCGGGAGCGCGGGTCATGGCTACGGCCTGCACGTACTGTCAGATGCAGCTCGGCCAGGCGGGACTGGCCTGCGAGATGCCCACGCCGGGCGGCCCGGAACCGGCCCTTCGTCCTTCCCCGCTTCCGGCCCCCCCGCTTCCGGTGGCCACCGTATCCCGGCTTATGGGCGCGGCCATGGGGCTTTGGGCCCTGGAAAGGGATTTTTCGCTTCCGTCACCCGGGGACTGA
- a CDS encoding 4Fe-4S dicluster domain-containing protein codes for MSLFAMILWACLIVCLAGTVWRVARWLAPDRSLAVPGLPPAPALGVLLGSLSWRDTIHAAPRVIVTFVRDILLQGHLLQKGSLWRWIMHFCLFAGFSGLLLFHALEAFVSRPLFPGYEPTLDPWQFLRNLFGVLVACGLGIALFRRLFVRDMRRTTRFEDLFTLGLIGLIIASGFFLEAAKMVSPAVFTRMTADYLPAPDEADMAALRAFWAKRHGMVFPETAGDNAAPSPERLEKGRELSETACAPCHSPPRSAFVSAPLSRALAPSSAGRDALLWWTHVLSCLFALAWLPFGKLFHILSTPAGILLRGLDPGQEALRPRPVAPMKRAVGLDACTNCGICSRHCSVLPAFLALGTREILPSEKLLSMRKLAGKAGHITPAALAAFSRGGFICTECMRCTVVCPSRINLQDLWLVSKREASRLGYPELYVRLRNLGPEVWERLAGRGGHPAKTRVRSPSLLDNPDTFAPCAQCSVCTSVCPLFRLPDVPAADLDVSPHQLMNLARMGLADLALSTNFLWNCVTCYKCQEHCPRGIPVADVLFELRNLAHARVEAADMDGLLDDEGARGEHP; via the coding sequence ATGAGCCTTTTCGCCATGATCCTGTGGGCCTGTCTGATCGTGTGCCTTGCGGGCACGGTCTGGCGCGTGGCCCGCTGGCTGGCCCCGGACCGCTCCCTGGCCGTTCCCGGCCTGCCCCCGGCCCCGGCCCTGGGCGTGTTGCTAGGCTCCCTGTCCTGGCGGGACACGATCCACGCCGCCCCCCGGGTCATCGTCACCTTTGTCCGGGACATCCTGCTTCAAGGGCATCTGCTGCAAAAAGGCAGCCTGTGGCGCTGGATCATGCATTTCTGCCTGTTCGCCGGTTTCTCGGGACTGCTTCTCTTTCACGCGCTCGAGGCCTTCGTCTCCCGGCCCCTGTTTCCGGGCTACGAACCGACCCTCGATCCCTGGCAATTCCTGCGCAACCTCTTCGGGGTTTTGGTGGCCTGCGGGCTTGGCATCGCCCTTTTCCGCCGCCTGTTCGTGCGCGACATGCGCCGCACCACCCGGTTCGAGGACCTCTTCACCCTGGGGCTCATCGGCCTGATCATCGCCTCGGGTTTTTTCCTGGAGGCGGCCAAGATGGTCTCCCCGGCGGTATTCACGCGCATGACCGCCGACTATCTGCCCGCCCCGGACGAGGCGGACATGGCCGCCCTGCGGGCCTTTTGGGCAAAGCGCCACGGCATGGTCTTTCCGGAGACGGCCGGGGACAACGCCGCGCCCTCGCCCGAACGTCTCGAAAAAGGCCGCGAACTGTCCGAAACCGCCTGCGCCCCCTGCCATTCCCCGCCCCGCTCGGCCTTCGTGTCCGCGCCCCTGTCCCGGGCCCTGGCCCCGTCAAGCGCCGGCCGGGACGCCTTGTTGTGGTGGACCCACGTCCTGTCCTGCCTGTTCGCCCTGGCCTGGCTCCCCTTCGGCAAGCTCTTCCACATCCTGTCCACGCCAGCGGGCATCCTGCTCAGGGGCCTGGACCCCGGCCAGGAGGCCTTGCGGCCCCGGCCGGTCGCCCCCATGAAACGGGCCGTGGGCCTGGACGCCTGCACCAACTGCGGCATCTGCAGCCGCCACTGCAGCGTGCTCCCGGCCTTTCTGGCCCTCGGCACCCGCGAGATCCTGCCCTCGGAAAAACTTCTGTCCATGCGCAAACTCGCCGGCAAAGCGGGACATATCACCCCGGCCGCCCTGGCCGCCTTTTCCAGGGGCGGATTTATCTGCACCGAGTGCATGCGCTGCACCGTGGTCTGTCCCTCGCGCATCAACCTCCAGGACCTGTGGCTGGTCTCCAAACGCGAGGCCTCCCGCCTGGGCTATCCGGAACTGTACGTGCGGCTGCGCAACCTTGGTCCCGAGGTCTGGGAGAGGCTTGCCGGACGTGGCGGCCATCCCGCGAAGACCCGGGTCCGTTCCCCTTCCCTTCTGGACAATCCGGACACCTTCGCCCCGTGCGCGCAGTGTTCGGTGTGCACCTCGGTCTGCCCGCTGTTTCGCCTGCCGGACGTCCCGGCCGCCGACCTGGACGTCTCCCCGCACCAGCTCATGAATCTGGCCCGCATGGGCCTGGCCGACCTGGCCCTTTCGACCAATTTTTTATGGAACTGCGTCACCTGCTACAAATGCCAGGAACACTGTCCCCGGGGCATTCCAGTGGCCGACGTGCTCTTTGAGCTGCGCAACCTGGCCCATGCCCGGGTGGAGGCGGCGGATATGGACGGCCTGTTGGACGACGAAGGCGCACGCGGGGAACATCCATGA